A stretch of Kaistella flava (ex Peng et al. 2021) DNA encodes these proteins:
- a CDS encoding serine hydrolase domain-containing protein: MNYKSISYISILSFLIFFSFTLKSQTYKTKELPKPFYEEFTKKLNDSIPSIGSFIVSQNDRIIYEHYFHGANKETVFNVKSVTKSVTSILAGIARDQGMLADLNTPVLKILPEYDISRSQFKNISDIEGKMLHDSIRKTVTLRHLMTMQGGFDFTENSQLSRAMGLSSDPVKFVLDLPFEEYPGDKFNYSTGETYVFGAALSRLVKSNLKEFADKNLFNPLSLKIEKWDTNVLDRNLAGSELFMKPNDMLKFGTLILNKGKIGNNQIVSQKWIEEATAEQVKLDSWDVLPNANGYGYYWWRRKTNGHQAFVAVGYGGQIICIIPDLKMVITATCFLGEKNRGRIELKKLHGFIDEITK; encoded by the coding sequence TAAAATCACAGACCTATAAAACCAAAGAATTACCCAAACCATTTTACGAAGAATTTACAAAAAAGTTAAACGACTCTATTCCTTCTATTGGGTCATTTATTGTTTCTCAAAATGACCGTATTATTTATGAACACTATTTTCACGGTGCAAATAAAGAAACAGTTTTTAACGTAAAATCTGTTACCAAAAGTGTAACATCCATTTTAGCTGGAATCGCAAGAGATCAAGGAATGCTTGCAGATTTAAATACACCTGTTCTAAAAATCCTTCCCGAATATGATATTTCCCGAAGTCAATTTAAAAACATTTCAGATATTGAAGGAAAGATGCTTCACGATTCTATAAGGAAAACAGTAACCTTAAGACATTTAATGACCATGCAAGGTGGTTTCGACTTCACAGAAAACAGTCAACTTTCAAGAGCGATGGGCTTATCTTCAGATCCTGTGAAATTTGTTTTAGACTTACCTTTTGAAGAATATCCTGGCGATAAATTCAATTACAGCACTGGTGAAACTTATGTTTTTGGTGCTGCTCTTTCCCGATTGGTGAAATCTAATTTGAAAGAATTTGCTGACAAAAATTTATTCAATCCTTTATCTTTAAAAATTGAAAAATGGGATACGAACGTATTAGATCGAAATCTTGCTGGTTCTGAACTTTTCATGAAACCAAATGATATGCTAAAGTTTGGAACATTAATCCTCAATAAAGGGAAAATTGGAAACAACCAAATTGTATCTCAAAAATGGATTGAAGAAGCAACGGCTGAACAAGTTAAATTAGATTCTTGGGATGTCTTACCCAATGCAAATGGTTACGGTTATTATTGGTGGCGTAGAAAAACAAACGGACATCAAGCTTTTGTAGCAGTTGGTTACGGCGGACAAATTATTTGTATTATTCCCGATTTAAAAATGGTAATTACCGCAACTTGCTTTCTTGGAGAGAAAAATAGAGGGAGAATAGAACTTAAAAAACTTCACGGTTTTATTGACGAAATAACAAAATAA
- a CDS encoding nucleoside deaminase codes for MNNTDLQQHESYMRICLDLAKIAKQRGDSPVGSIIVQNGVIIGEGIEGGKTHKDITFHAEIEAIRNATKKIEKQDLSDCIMYTTHEPCIMCSYVIRHTKIPIIVTGIATGEIGGFSSKLPLLLDTTIKKWSTPPILIKGILEKECAALHN; via the coding sequence ATGAACAATACCGATTTACAACAGCACGAATCCTATATGAGAATTTGTTTAGACCTTGCCAAAATTGCAAAGCAGCGAGGCGACAGTCCTGTTGGTTCAATCATCGTACAAAATGGAGTCATTATCGGGGAAGGAATTGAAGGTGGAAAAACGCATAAAGACATTACTTTTCATGCGGAAATCGAAGCGATACGGAATGCAACAAAAAAGATAGAAAAGCAGGATTTATCAGACTGCATCATGTACACCACGCACGAACCGTGCATTATGTGTTCATATGTAATTCGACATACCAAAATCCCGATCATCGTAACAGGAATAGCAACTGGAGAAATTGGTGGATTTAGTTCTAAACTGCCTTTGCTTTTAGACACCACCATTAAAAAATGGTCCACTCCTCCGATTTTAATAAAAGGAATATTGGAAAAGGAATGTGCAGCATTGCACAACTAA
- a CDS encoding NADP-dependent oxidoreductase, translating into MEHQDKNQVILLAERPAGIPTESTFELKEIGMPELKKGEVFVKLLYVSVDPGMRGFMNKGTDDAIGLKFEIGFPITSRSVAQVVESKSGEFAKGDIVSSRLPWQIYQTIDAKKVEKVDPTLGSISTAVGVLGVPGLAAYFGLEKIGEIKKGQTVVVSGAAGGVGSIAVQIAKIKGCRVIGIAGSEKKIEYLEKEIGIDVGINYKKTDDLAKAISEACPNGVDIFFDNVGGKTFDAVLGSINKHARLVICGEISDYNENHPPQGPRPHHILIQKSARMEGYVVFDFMDEFESAKKEISQWLKSGELKYRENLIEGFENIPAAFIGLFKGENIGKQMVKVSDVTSS; encoded by the coding sequence ATGGAACATCAAGATAAAAACCAAGTCATTCTTTTAGCCGAAAGACCAGCCGGAATCCCTACAGAAAGCACCTTCGAATTAAAAGAAATCGGAATGCCCGAATTAAAAAAGGGTGAAGTATTTGTCAAACTTCTTTACGTTTCGGTAGATCCGGGAATGCGTGGATTTATGAATAAAGGAACCGACGATGCCATCGGATTAAAATTTGAAATAGGCTTTCCAATCACGAGCAGATCGGTTGCACAAGTTGTAGAAAGTAAAAGCGGTGAATTTGCGAAAGGCGATATCGTTAGTAGTCGTTTACCATGGCAAATCTACCAAACCATCGATGCTAAAAAAGTAGAGAAAGTAGATCCTACTTTAGGTTCAATTTCTACGGCAGTCGGTGTTTTAGGAGTTCCCGGACTTGCTGCTTATTTTGGTCTTGAAAAAATCGGAGAAATAAAAAAAGGACAAACCGTTGTAGTTTCTGGTGCAGCAGGTGGCGTTGGAAGTATCGCAGTACAAATCGCCAAAATAAAAGGTTGCCGAGTAATCGGAATCGCAGGATCTGAAAAGAAAATCGAATATCTGGAAAAAGAAATTGGTATTGATGTCGGCATCAATTATAAAAAAACCGATGATTTAGCGAAAGCGATCTCCGAGGCTTGTCCAAATGGTGTCGATATATTTTTCGACAATGTTGGTGGGAAAACATTCGATGCGGTTTTGGGTTCGATTAACAAACATGCGCGTTTGGTTATTTGCGGTGAGATTTCCGATTACAATGAAAATCATCCGCCACAAGGACCGCGACCTCATCATATTCTGATTCAAAAAAGCGCCAGAATGGAAGGTTATGTTGTCTTCGATTTTATGGATGAATTTGAAAGTGCCAAAAAGGAAATTTCGCAATGGCTCAAAAGTGGCGAATTAAAATACAGAGAAAACCTCATCGAAGGATTTGAAAATATTCCTGCTGCATTTATCGGTTTATTTAAGGGTGAAAATATCGGCAAACAAATGGTGAAAGTTTCTGATGTAACCTCATCATAA
- a CDS encoding PLP-dependent aminotransferase family protein, which translates to MGSPVLIPYQSFVHIDRESATAVYMQIANQLINAIQRGYLIEGTKLPGTRVLSEIVEVHRKTIVAVYDELDAQGWVETRPNKGTFVLSRKDSKPNRFQPFLQNKLATYPGNTGYSFKKSSLLDNPFEHSKCEYVFNDGTPDIRLTQVDHLSRLYSSSMKRKSNRRKLGYYNQDGSEYFKENLSNFLNLSRGLHISKNNVLITRSTEMSVYIISEILLAVDDIVVVASLSYFSVNMIFQKSGARILQVPIDNEGIQVDAVRDLCRKHSVRMLYLTPHHHYPTTVTLSAQRRIELLDLANEFGFVILEDDYDYDFHYDKSAVLPLASADTNGMVIYVGSFGKSLAPGFRTGFIVAPENLMDEMRKYLGIIDRQGDVLMEQVLGEMIEEGEIHRHLKKSIKVYHQRRDTFTALLENNFEGYLQFKKPSGGLAVWGEWQLPINLLQLSNGCAKDNLFIPKTLLYQNRQLSAMRLGFGHLDESEMQHSVAILLHHVKKFS; encoded by the coding sequence ATGGGTAGTCCGGTTTTAATTCCTTATCAAAGTTTTGTACATATCGATCGTGAATCGGCTACTGCCGTTTACATGCAAATTGCCAATCAACTCATCAATGCTATTCAACGAGGATATCTTATAGAAGGAACAAAATTACCTGGAACACGGGTGTTAAGTGAAATTGTGGAAGTACACCGCAAAACTATCGTAGCAGTTTATGATGAACTGGATGCTCAAGGTTGGGTAGAAACCCGACCTAATAAGGGAACATTTGTTTTGAGTAGAAAAGACAGTAAACCCAATCGTTTTCAACCTTTTTTACAAAATAAGCTAGCCACTTATCCAGGAAATACCGGTTATTCTTTTAAAAAGTCAAGTTTGCTGGATAATCCTTTTGAACACTCAAAATGTGAATATGTTTTTAATGATGGAACGCCAGATATAAGACTGACACAAGTTGATCATTTATCCCGCTTGTACAGTTCGAGTATGAAACGCAAAAGCAATCGGCGTAAACTGGGTTATTACAATCAGGACGGAAGCGAATACTTTAAAGAAAACCTTTCTAATTTTCTCAACTTATCCCGAGGACTGCATATTTCTAAAAACAATGTGCTTATTACCAGAAGTACGGAAATGAGTGTTTATATTATTTCTGAAATTTTACTGGCTGTTGATGACATTGTGGTTGTGGCTTCATTGAGTTATTTTTCTGTGAATATGATTTTTCAGAAATCAGGTGCTCGAATTCTTCAGGTTCCTATTGATAACGAAGGGATTCAAGTTGATGCCGTTCGGGATTTGTGCAGAAAACATAGTGTGAGAATGCTATATCTTACACCACATCATCATTATCCTACAACAGTTACATTGAGCGCACAACGCAGAATTGAACTTTTGGATTTGGCGAATGAATTCGGATTTGTGATTTTGGAAGATGATTACGATTATGATTTTCATTATGATAAAAGCGCGGTACTACCTTTGGCAAGTGCAGATACCAACGGAATGGTTATTTATGTTGGTTCGTTTGGTAAATCTCTTGCACCCGGCTTCAGAACGGGTTTTATCGTGGCTCCGGAAAATTTGATGGATGAAATGCGAAAGTATTTAGGAATTATTGACCGACAGGGAGATGTCTTGATGGAGCAGGTTTTGGGAGAAATGATTGAGGAAGGTGAAATCCATCGGCATCTAAAAAAATCAATAAAAGTTTACCATCAGCGCAGAGATACTTTTACAGCACTTTTAGAGAACAACTTTGAAGGCTATTTGCAGTTTAAAAAACCATCAGGAGGTTTGGCAGTTTGGGGAGAATGGCAGTTGCCCATCAATCTTCTGCAATTAAGTAATGGTTGTGCCAAAGATAATCTGTTTATTCCTAAAACCTTGTTGTATCAAAATCGGCAGTTAAGCGCAATGCGCCTTGGTTTCGGACATTTAGACGAATCTGAAATGCAACATAGCGTTGCTATTTTACTGCATCATGTAAAGAAATTTTCCTGA
- a CDS encoding aminotransferase class I/II-fold pyridoxal phosphate-dependent enzyme has product MLNTLSKLKDSLEKRNKENVLRSLNPEKQGIDFYSNDYLGLAQNATFQEILLKEINQQPHLLKGATGSRLISGNSNFTMEVEAYIANKHKVESALLLPSGFVANVALFSAIPQRGDIVLMDEFIHRSVRDGLRLSNAKRSKFAHNDLDHLEKLLKEAKGNCFIAVESLYSMEGDFAPLEKLTELAERYNAFLIVDEAHAFGVFGYGLVAQKNLHKKVFATVVTYGKGMGMHGAAILGNQTMISYLVNFSSPVIYTTGSNDFHAMSIKKGYQFLENNSNLSQKLQENISEFRKINLPTLSDVQSPIQILPMRNISSAKKLQQHLENKGFLTFAAVAPTVKEGEERLRICLHSFNSKEEINQLTTIIKEFI; this is encoded by the coding sequence ATGCTTAACACCTTATCAAAACTTAAAGACAGTTTAGAAAAGCGAAATAAGGAAAATGTATTAAGATCGTTAAATCCAGAAAAACAAGGGATTGATTTTTATTCAAATGATTATTTGGGATTGGCACAAAATGCAACATTTCAGGAAATCCTTTTAAAAGAAATCAATCAACAACCTCATCTTTTAAAAGGTGCGACAGGATCAAGATTAATCAGTGGTAATTCGAATTTCACGATGGAAGTTGAAGCTTATATAGCAAATAAGCACAAAGTAGAAAGTGCCTTACTTTTACCTTCGGGCTTTGTCGCAAATGTCGCTTTATTTTCGGCCATACCTCAACGTGGAGATATCGTTTTGATGGATGAATTCATTCACAGATCAGTGCGTGACGGCCTAAGATTGTCCAATGCAAAAAGATCAAAATTTGCACATAATGATTTAGACCATTTAGAAAAATTATTAAAAGAGGCAAAAGGAAACTGTTTTATAGCGGTTGAAAGTTTGTATTCCATGGAAGGTGATTTCGCTCCTTTAGAAAAACTGACAGAACTTGCTGAACGATACAATGCGTTTTTAATTGTTGATGAAGCACACGCATTCGGAGTTTTCGGATATGGATTAGTTGCTCAAAAAAACTTACATAAAAAAGTATTTGCCACCGTTGTAACCTACGGAAAAGGTATGGGAATGCACGGAGCAGCGATATTGGGAAATCAAACAATGATCTCATATCTCGTTAATTTTTCTTCTCCGGTTATTTATACGACAGGTAGCAATGATTTTCATGCGATGAGTATCAAAAAGGGATATCAATTTCTGGAAAACAATTCAAATTTGAGCCAAAAGCTACAGGAAAACATCAGTGAATTTAGAAAGATCAATCTGCCTACACTATCGGATGTTCAAAGTCCTATTCAGATTTTACCAATGCGAAATATTTCATCAGCAAAAAAATTACAACAACATTTAGAAAATAAAGGATTTTTAACTTTTGCGGCTGTAGCTCCAACCGTAAAGGAAGGTGAAGAACGATTGCGGATTTGCCTGCATTCTTTTAATTCAAAAGAAGAAATTAATCAGTTAACCACTATTATCAAGGAATTTATTTAA
- the bioD gene encoding dethiobiotin synthase, producing the protein MNTPKKLFVTGIGTGIGKTICSAILVEYLKADYWKPIQSGDLDQTDSMLVQSLVNNKITIHPERHRFKLAASPHKSAAQENISIHLEDFELPETENHLIVEGAGGLWVPLSDEVFMLDLIKKLKLPVVLVAKDYLGCINHTLLSIESLRKNSIPIAYFIFNGTFDEDTFRVIKKYLDEDTQILHIPNLKTIEPNTIREIANKLKNI; encoded by the coding sequence ATGAACACTCCAAAAAAATTATTTGTAACCGGAATCGGTACTGGAATCGGCAAAACGATTTGTTCCGCTATACTCGTTGAATATTTAAAAGCAGATTACTGGAAACCCATTCAATCTGGAGATTTAGACCAAACAGACAGTATGCTTGTTCAAAGTCTTGTCAATAATAAAATTACAATCCATCCCGAAAGACACCGTTTTAAACTGGCAGCTTCACCGCATAAATCAGCTGCCCAAGAAAACATCTCCATACATCTGGAAGACTTTGAATTACCAGAAACTGAAAATCATCTGATTGTAGAAGGAGCCGGTGGATTGTGGGTTCCGCTTTCCGATGAGGTTTTCATGCTGGATCTTATCAAAAAATTAAAGTTACCGGTAGTTCTGGTCGCTAAAGATTATTTGGGATGCATCAATCATACTTTATTATCGATCGAAAGCTTACGAAAAAATTCTATACCAATCGCTTATTTCATTTTTAATGGAACTTTTGATGAAGACACTTTTCGCGTCATTAAAAAATATCTTGATGAAGACACACAAATTTTACATATTCCAAATTTAAAAACAATCGAACCCAACACCATTCGAGAAATCGCTAACAAATTAAAAAACATCTAA
- the bioB gene encoding biotin synthase BioB yields the protein MQTTKQLRHDWTKEEIISIYHQPLLELVYQAATIHREWHKPSEIQVCTLLSVKTGGCPEDCSYCGQAARYHTDIKVQALLPTETVIAHAQKAKDGGSSRFCMAAAWREVRNNRDFDRIIDMVKGVNDLGLEVCCTLGMLTEEQALRLQEAGLYAYNHNLDTSEEYYDEIISTRKFDNRINTINNVRKAGITVCSGGIIGLGETHIDRISMLLTLATMPKHPESVPVNALARVKGTPLEDLPKVAIWDMVRMIATARIIMPASVVRLSAGRIEMSEEEQAWCFMAGANSIFTGERETLLVTPNPGLSEDMAMFNNLGLKPMIKEKESACTTI from the coding sequence ATGCAAACAACAAAACAATTGAGACACGACTGGACCAAAGAAGAAATTATTAGCATTTACCATCAACCCTTATTAGAACTGGTTTACCAAGCTGCAACGATCCATCGGGAATGGCATAAACCTTCGGAAATCCAAGTCTGCACCTTACTTTCTGTAAAAACAGGTGGATGTCCCGAAGATTGTTCCTACTGCGGCCAGGCAGCGCGATATCACACCGACATTAAAGTACAGGCACTTTTACCAACAGAAACCGTGATTGCACATGCGCAAAAAGCAAAAGACGGAGGATCTTCCCGTTTCTGTATGGCGGCAGCTTGGCGTGAAGTACGTAACAACAGAGATTTTGACCGCATCATTGACATGGTAAAAGGCGTAAATGATTTAGGTCTTGAAGTATGTTGTACTCTGGGAATGCTTACTGAAGAGCAAGCTTTGAGATTACAGGAAGCTGGACTTTATGCCTATAATCACAATTTAGATACTTCGGAAGAATATTACGATGAAATTATTTCTACCCGAAAATTTGACAATCGCATCAATACCATCAACAACGTAAGAAAAGCAGGAATCACTGTTTGTTCTGGTGGAATTATCGGTTTAGGTGAAACACATATTGACCGAATTTCAATGTTGTTGACTTTGGCTACAATGCCCAAACATCCGGAATCCGTTCCTGTAAATGCACTGGCAAGAGTAAAAGGAACACCTCTTGAAGATCTTCCAAAAGTGGCTATTTGGGATATGGTAAGAATGATTGCTACTGCACGAATTATTATGCCGGCTTCAGTAGTCCGTTTAAGTGCCGGAAGAATTGAAATGTCAGAAGAAGAACAAGCTTGGTGTTTTATGGCTGGAGCCAATTCTATTTTTACGGGAGAACGCGAAACCTTACTGGTTACTCCAAATCCTGGTCTTTCAGAAGATATGGCAATGTTTAACAATTTGGGATTAAAACCGATGATTAAAGAAAAAGAATCTGCATGCACAACAATTTAA
- the bioA gene encoding adenosylmethionine--8-amino-7-oxononanoate transaminase, which produces MHNNLKERDKAVNWHPYTQMKTATDIIPIVRGQGAYLFDDKGNRYIDAVSSWWVTLHGHAHPYIAQRVSEQLHVLEQVIFAGFTHGPAVQLSENLLKLLPENQNKVFYTDNGSTAIEVALKMCIQYAHNQGLKKNKILAFNNSYHGDTFGAMSVSSRSVWTQPFGEMLFEVIFIDVPTQDNLPEIKKIIDEHLDQLACFVYEPLVQGAAGMLMHEPEDLSALMTYCRSKNLLMIQDEIFVGFGRTGKLFATDYLTEKPDIMCFSKGLTGGTFPLGITTCSNAIFDSFYSDDAYKTLFHGHSFTANPLACTAALASMELLLRKETQEDIQRICNEHELFAKEISAHPNIKNVRQRGTILALELQIIQETSYFNKQHERLYPYFLSQGIILRPLGNILYLVPPYCISTADLRYIYQTIIKALDL; this is translated from the coding sequence ATGCACAACAATTTAAAAGAAAGAGACAAAGCAGTAAACTGGCATCCTTATACCCAAATGAAAACTGCCACTGACATCATTCCGATCGTTAGAGGTCAAGGCGCTTATCTTTTTGACGACAAGGGAAATCGATACATCGATGCAGTTTCTTCCTGGTGGGTTACGCTTCACGGACACGCTCATCCTTATATTGCACAAAGAGTTTCTGAACAGTTGCATGTTCTGGAGCAGGTAATTTTTGCAGGTTTTACGCATGGACCTGCCGTACAACTTTCTGAAAATCTATTAAAGTTATTGCCCGAAAACCAAAATAAAGTTTTCTATACTGACAATGGCTCTACCGCAATTGAAGTCGCCTTAAAAATGTGTATTCAATACGCCCATAATCAAGGTTTAAAAAAGAACAAGATTTTAGCGTTTAACAATTCTTATCATGGCGATACCTTTGGTGCAATGTCAGTCAGCAGTCGTAGTGTTTGGACGCAGCCTTTTGGCGAAATGCTTTTTGAAGTTATTTTTATCGATGTCCCTACACAAGACAATCTTCCGGAAATAAAGAAAATCATTGACGAACACCTGGATCAGTTGGCTTGTTTTGTTTATGAACCTCTTGTACAAGGAGCGGCTGGAATGTTAATGCACGAACCTGAAGATTTGAGTGCCTTAATGACTTACTGCCGTTCAAAGAATCTTCTAATGATTCAGGATGAAATTTTTGTAGGCTTCGGCCGAACTGGAAAATTGTTTGCAACAGATTATTTAACGGAAAAACCAGATATCATGTGCTTCTCAAAAGGATTAACTGGTGGCACTTTTCCGTTGGGAATTACAACTTGTTCAAATGCTATTTTTGATTCTTTTTATTCCGATGATGCGTACAAAACCTTATTTCACGGACATTCTTTTACCGCAAATCCTTTAGCCTGCACCGCTGCATTAGCCAGTATGGAATTGCTTTTAAGAAAAGAAACCCAGGAAGACATCCAGCGAATTTGCAATGAGCATGAACTATTTGCAAAAGAAATATCTGCACATCCCAACATAAAAAATGTCCGACAACGTGGCACTATTCTGGCCCTGGAGCTACAGATTATCCAAGAAACTTCTTATTTCAACAAACAGCATGAACGACTCTATCCGTATTTTTTAAGTCAGGGGATTATATTACGGCCATTGGGGAATATTCTCTATTTGGTCCCTCCCTACTGTATTTCAACAGCTGATTTAAGATACATTTATCAAACCATCATAAAGGCATTGGACTTATAA
- a CDS encoding SDR family NAD(P)-dependent oxidoreductase — protein MENKSLLVIVGAGLGVSAGVARKFGTNGFKVILISRKQESLDLQIAELQKKNIEAHGIIADASVPESIISAFNQINSTYGNPDVLIYNAGANSINNPSVLTQNELLNDFKANVAGALISAQQVIPQMMERKKGTILFTGGMLALNPVPSRASASISKAGLRNLTFTLADELSPFGIHVATVTIGGVVKAGTFFDPDLIAEAYWNLYIKKDQKEILYKPA, from the coding sequence ATGGAAAACAAATCATTATTAGTAATCGTAGGAGCCGGGCTAGGAGTAAGTGCAGGTGTCGCAAGAAAATTTGGAACCAACGGATTTAAGGTCATTCTTATTTCAAGAAAACAGGAATCTTTGGACTTGCAGATTGCTGAACTTCAGAAGAAAAATATTGAAGCCCACGGAATTATCGCTGATGCTTCAGTCCCGGAATCTATCATTTCGGCTTTCAATCAAATTAATTCAACCTACGGAAATCCGGATGTTTTAATATATAATGCAGGCGCTAATTCAATCAATAATCCTTCTGTTTTAACTCAGAATGAATTACTGAACGATTTCAAAGCCAATGTTGCAGGTGCTTTGATAAGTGCTCAGCAAGTCATCCCTCAAATGATGGAACGTAAGAAAGGAACCATTTTATTTACAGGTGGTATGTTGGCTTTAAATCCAGTTCCATCCAGAGCTTCTGCTTCAATAAGTAAAGCGGGGTTGCGAAATCTTACCTTCACTTTAGCAGATGAATTGTCGCCGTTTGGTATTCATGTCGCAACCGTTACGATCGGAGGTGTTGTAAAAGCAGGAACCTTTTTCGATCCCGATTTAATCGCTGAAGCTTATTGGAACCTTTACATTAAAAAAGATCAAAAGGAAATTTTATATAAACCAGCATAG